One stretch of Bacteroidota bacterium DNA includes these proteins:
- a CDS encoding flippase, with protein MNNYQHGFQNNYLSNSVWLLVEKISRIVSGLFVGVLVTRYLGPDQFGLISYALNVVAIFTIASTLGLDGIVVRELLIRKDKKNSILGTTFFLKLIGSVIAIICAVTYSSFHDSQEKILIVFIVGLSLLFQSFQTIDFYFQSRVKTKYTAINQLITQSISALVKIALIVLHGSVEWFAAVLVIDAIIYAIFSIYFYSKQKESLTSWKFNFLETKLLLRFSLPMIIAGFAQLLYQKADQVLILHYLNNLNFVGQYAAAIRISEAFYFIPIAISTAVFPGIINNRENVQLQYNRFIQLCSLLVWMSIGISVAGFLCGDWIISLLYAEKFNLSSLVFKIHIWSMYPVFFGTAYGMWLVAANRQRILLVAQVINLFTFLILNSILIPKYGIDGAAISIVVGSYSGLIVLCILDITRNPFVVLVKCWHPRHLIDIYRYILMQYKVSK; from the coding sequence ATGAATAACTATCAGCACGGCTTCCAAAATAATTATTTATCCAATAGTGTTTGGTTGCTAGTTGAAAAAATTTCAAGGATAGTTTCTGGATTATTTGTTGGAGTGCTAGTCACTCGGTATCTTGGTCCGGACCAGTTTGGTTTAATTAGTTACGCACTAAATGTTGTTGCAATTTTTACGATAGCGTCTACGCTTGGATTAGATGGAATTGTGGTTAGAGAGTTACTTATCCGAAAGGATAAAAAAAACAGCATTTTGGGAACAACATTTTTTCTAAAATTAATTGGATCGGTGATTGCAATTATTTGTGCGGTAACCTATTCTAGTTTCCATGACTCTCAAGAAAAAATACTAATTGTCTTTATTGTCGGATTATCTCTTCTATTCCAGTCTTTTCAAACTATTGATTTTTATTTTCAATCACGTGTAAAAACAAAATATACCGCAATAAATCAATTAATTACTCAATCTATTTCAGCTCTTGTGAAGATTGCACTAATTGTATTGCACGGAAGCGTTGAATGGTTTGCAGCCGTTTTGGTAATAGATGCAATCATATATGCAATATTTTCAATATATTTTTATAGCAAACAAAAAGAATCATTAACATCATGGAAATTTAATTTTTTAGAAACAAAACTTTTGCTTCGGTTCTCTTTGCCGATGATAATCGCTGGGTTTGCACAATTGCTTTATCAAAAAGCTGATCAAGTATTAATTTTGCATTATTTAAATAATTTAAACTTTGTTGGTCAATATGCTGCTGCAATTCGTATCAGCGAGGCATTTTATTTTATTCCAATAGCCATTAGCACAGCAGTATTTCCAGGAATTATAAATAATAGGGAAAATGTTCAATTGCAATACAATCGTTTTATTCAACTATGTTCTTTGCTTGTTTGGATGTCAATAGGTATTTCGGTTGCAGGTTTTTTGTGTGGTGATTGGATCATTTCTTTATTGTATGCAGAAAAATTCAATCTTTCTTCATTAGTATTTAAGATTCATATTTGGTCAATGTACCCTGTATTTTTTGGGACAGCGTATGGGATGTGGTTAGTTGCAGCAAACAGACAAAGAATTCTCTTGGTTGCTCAAGTGATTAATCTATTCACATTTTTAATATTGAATAGTATTCTCATACCTAAATATGGAATTGATGGTGCGGCTATATCAATTGTTGTTGGATCGTATAGCGGTTTAATCGTGTTATGTATACTCGATATTACCAGAAACCCATTTGTTGTTTTGGTAAAATGTTGGCATCCAAGACATTTGATTGATATTTATCGTTATATACTTATGCAATATAAAGTATCGAAATAA
- a CDS encoding TylF/MycF/NovP-related O-methyltransferase, with product MKYIFKKIFNKFGYSDVPQYTQSDFESDFLSLAKSCLPYTMTSPERLYAIYKSIEYIAKNKLEGDIVECGVWRGGSIMCALQSLVLFNDKYRDIYLYDTFEGMSLPSEKDVDLNGIPANHLLAKRKKSPEDIIWAFAPLEEVKKNISQTSYPIERIHFVKGKVEETIPVTLPEKISMLRLDTDWYDSTYHELVHLFPRLIKGGVLIIDDYGHWKGAKEAVDQYVEENHLRVLLNRIDYTGRILIKQ from the coding sequence ATGAAATACATATTCAAAAAAATATTCAATAAATTTGGTTATTCAGATGTACCACAATATACACAATCGGATTTCGAATCAGATTTTTTATCATTGGCAAAATCGTGTTTACCTTATACAATGACTTCCCCTGAAAGACTCTATGCTATTTATAAGAGTATAGAATACATCGCAAAAAATAAACTTGAAGGTGATATTGTAGAGTGTGGTGTGTGGAGAGGTGGAAGTATTATGTGTGCTTTACAGTCCTTAGTATTGTTTAATGACAAATATCGAGATATATATTTATATGATACATTTGAGGGGATGAGCCTGCCTTCAGAAAAAGATGTTGACTTAAATGGTATACCTGCTAATCATTTACTTGCAAAAAGGAAAAAAAGTCCGGAAGATATTATTTGGGCTTTTGCGCCGTTAGAAGAAGTTAAAAAAAATATTAGCCAGACCAGTTACCCTATTGAACGTATACATTTTGTCAAAGGGAAAGTAGAAGAAACAATTCCTGTGACTCTTCCCGAAAAAATATCTATGCTACGATTAGATACTGATTGGTACGATTCTACATATCACGAACTTGTTCATTTATTTCCACGATTAATTAAGGGCGGGGTGTTAATTATTGACGACTATGGTCATTGGAAAGGTGCAAAGGAAGCAGTAGATCAGTATGTAGAAGAAAATCATCTCCGGGTTTTGCTGAATAGAATCGATTACACTGGACGCATCTTAATTAAACAATAG